In Ignavibacteriales bacterium, a single genomic region encodes these proteins:
- a CDS encoding P-II family nitrogen regulator: MKKIEAIIRPFKLDDVREALSEIGVRGMTLTEVKGYGRQKGHTELYRGSEYKIDFLPKIKIEIIAADSMVENIVSTIVKGARTGQVGDGKIFVSPVDDVIRVRTEESGEDAV, translated from the coding sequence ATGAAGAAAATCGAAGCGATTATTCGCCCCTTCAAGCTCGACGATGTCCGCGAGGCCCTTTCGGAGATCGGCGTCCGCGGCATGACACTCACGGAGGTGAAGGGATACGGACGGCAGAAGGGACATACAGAACTGTACAGAGGTTCGGAATACAAGATCGATTTTCTTCCGAAGATCAAGATCGAGATTATCGCCGCCGATTCGATGGTCGAGAATATCGTTTCGACGATCGTGAAGGGGGCGCGCACAGGACAGGTGGGAGACGGCAAGATCTTCGTCTCGCCGGTCGATGATGTGATCAGAGTCCGGACGGAAGAGTCGGGCGAGGACGCAGTCTGA
- the era gene encoding GTPase Era, with protein MTLQQAHKAGYVAIVGEPNVGKSTLLNALLNQKLSIVSARPQTTRQRVLGILSTDEAQIVFLDTPGLLQPKYLLHEKMVRSAQLALEDADIVLLLTEASRRTELPPVVEQAVAGIGGEKKLLLIINKVDTVPRQEVLPVIEHFARSGKFADIIPISALKGENLPDLLKTIVQYLPDHPAFYPADSVSEQPERFFAAELIREKIFELFREEVPYSTAVQIIDFKERELGKTYIQADIIVERDSQKGILIGKGGAALKRIGQRARVDIEAMVGRPVFLELHVKVREKWRENEGLLKRLGYSGDE; from the coding sequence ATGACACTACAACAAGCACATAAGGCCGGTTACGTAGCGATTGTCGGGGAGCCGAATGTCGGCAAATCGACGTTGTTGAACGCGCTGCTGAACCAGAAGCTCTCCATCGTTTCCGCCCGTCCGCAGACGACGCGGCAGCGGGTCCTTGGAATCCTGAGCACCGATGAAGCTCAGATCGTCTTCCTCGATACACCGGGGTTGCTCCAGCCGAAGTATCTTCTTCACGAAAAGATGGTCCGTTCGGCGCAGCTTGCCCTTGAAGATGCGGATATCGTGCTTCTGTTGACCGAAGCATCGAGAAGGACCGAGCTGCCTCCTGTGGTGGAACAGGCAGTCGCCGGCATCGGCGGAGAGAAGAAGCTCCTCCTGATCATCAACAAGGTTGATACTGTCCCGCGCCAGGAAGTCCTGCCGGTCATCGAACACTTTGCCCGCTCGGGAAAATTCGCCGACATCATTCCGATCTCTGCGCTTAAAGGCGAAAACCTGCCGGATCTTCTCAAGACCATCGTGCAATATCTCCCCGATCATCCCGCGTTCTATCCGGCTGATTCGGTGAGCGAACAACCCGAACGGTTCTTTGCCGCAGAACTGATACGGGAGAAGATCTTCGAACTATTCAGAGAGGAAGTCCCGTATTCCACAGCTGTACAGATTATTGATTTCAAAGAACGGGAGCTCGGAAAGACATATATCCAGGCCGACATTATCGTGGAACGGGATTCTCAAAAGGGCATACTCATCGGCAAGGGGGGAGCTGCGCTGAAGAGAATTGGCCAGCGTGCGCGCGTTGATATCGAGGCGATGGTCGGCCGCCCGGTGTTTCTTGAACTCCATGTCAAAGTGCGTGAGAAGTGGAGAGAAAATGAGGGGCTTTTGAAACGCCTCGGATACTCCGGCGACGAGTAG
- the mce gene encoding methylmalonyl-CoA epimerase gives MFEKISHIGIAVRDIEASTALFQKIFGKGPDHAEDLDGHKLRIAMFTVGTSAIELTQALDPESPVAMFIAKRGEGVHHVSFAVDDIEAELARLKAAGFQLIDEQSRPGADGYQVAFLHPKSTNGVLIEISQKLAG, from the coding sequence ATGTTCGAAAAAATATCCCATATCGGTATCGCCGTCAGAGACATCGAGGCGTCGACAGCGTTGTTTCAGAAGATCTTCGGCAAGGGTCCTGACCACGCAGAGGATCTGGACGGACATAAGCTCAGGATTGCGATGTTCACTGTCGGCACGTCAGCCATCGAACTGACGCAAGCGCTCGATCCCGAATCACCGGTTGCGATGTTCATCGCGAAGCGGGGAGAGGGAGTGCACCACGTCTCCTTCGCTGTGGACGATATTGAAGCAGAACTGGCCCGGCTCAAAGCTGCCGGTTTCCAGCTCATCGATGAACAATCCCGTCCCGGCGCCGACGGCTATCAAGTCGCCTTCCTCCATCCAAAGTCCACGAATGGCGTTCTGATCGAAATCAGTCAGAAACTCGCCGGCTGA